GGGTTTTTTGTAAAAGAGATTCTCAGGGAAGTAACATGGCTTGCCGTTTTTCTAAGCGCCATAGTCTATATCGTCTTTATAGGCTGGTCCGGGAAGAAAGTGGGCAGCGGATATGCCTTTGCATCTTTGTTGGGTACCGCCATTATTGTTATCCTTTGTTTTTTCAGCGGGTTCCATAAGATCATCCATCCAATTTGGATCGTAACGGCATATATTATCATTGTTATGGGTACCGGTATGTTTTGCGGAAAGAAAGTATAATAATACCAATTAGGTTTCATGCATAGAACGAGGCGACGCAGGCATTAGCTCACACAGTGAGCGAGAAGGGGGGGCTCCGCGAGCTTTGCTTGTGGAGGGGGCGACGTGAGCCCCAGAAATAGCGGAGCGCGAAGAGGAGGCAACGAAGTTATATGATTGAAGGCGAATTGGTATAATATATTTCCTGTTAGGATAAGCATTCGGTGTCGGGCTATCTCTCGAAAAGTACAGAAATAGCTATAAACAACCTTAGGCATGTTTTTTATTTGGAATGCGGATCCACCAGGCAGCAAAGAAATTGCAGATCGCAATCAATGCTCCTAACAGAAAAACATATTGAAATCCCAGTACGTCCCAGATTACGCCGCCCAGCAGTCCAACGGCAATAGAAAAGATATGATCAATGCTAACAGAACTCGTCAGGGCCGCCTGAACGTGAGAATCGTGAAGGGCGATCTTTTTCATATACGTTGAGCGGGCCATATTGACTGACATAAGCATCTGATCCAAAAGGAAGCATATACAGGCAACAATAAAGGCAGGTCCTTCCGCCAAAAGAAACTTTGAAAATCCATAGCCGAGACAGACAAATACAAGCAGCACTGACTCTGACAAGAGTACTATTTTCTCACCGAGCTTGTCGATAGCCCAACCAAGAAAGGGCTGAAAAATAATGCCGATCCCACCTCCAAGCAGGACGAGTGTGGCGATTGTCTGCGTCGGTTGATGATAAATTGTCACCAGAACCCAGGGGCCGAAGGTTAGAAATATCTGTTTCCGCGAACCGAAGAGCACTGAGAGAAGATAGTACAACCGATATTCCTTGTACAGCTTCAAATACACTTTGGGCTTATGTGTCTCCTCAGGCTTCATAACAAACATAAGCACCGCTGCCACTATAAAAGCAAAACAAGACAGCGCAAATGTGTGATGAAATGTAAATCCCAGAAACTTAAATCCCAGCAGCACCAGAAGACTTCCTGCGATAACTGCGAAGTTTCTGATCGCGTTGAGTTGTCCCAGACGTTGTCCTATCCTGCCTTCTCTGGCAAGTTCCATACCAATAGCCGAAGACAGGGGTATAAAAAGATGCAGACCCGCACTATAGACGAACAGCCAGGCCACCATGATCATGTAGACAGGCGAAGCAAAACCGATAAGAAAGGCACCCGCGGCACACAAAAGCATTGCCACTGCGCTTTGCCGACGACTGCAGAGAAACCAGAGCGAAACGGACACAAAAACGACAAGAAGGCCTGGCAATTCACGCGGAAATTCAAGAAATGATCGTTGAAAGCCGGTTAGAGCAAAGCGTTCATTAAGAAAATTATTAAACGTAGAGTCAACAATGCTGAATGCTATACCCATGGCCAACGACGCCAGAATAAAGAGCTTCAGTTCCCGTGACATTTGGTTTATGCGTGAAAAATATTTCATCAATCGTTATGTTAATCCAAAATATTTTTTTACGGCCGTTTTTTAGAACAGAGGGTTTCCCTCTAATACCTGCTGCAAGCAGCAGTATATTTCACTGATGCTTGCAGATCATACCTTTTTAACCGGCTCCACATCCACCTCGCCCCCGAAGGTATCGAGAAGGGCATCGTTCAGCTTCTTTACATCCTCTTCGTTTTCCAACACGACGACCAGTTCTCTGTCATCCAGAACCTTTAATTTTCCATACTTTTTTACCACATCTATGACCTGCTGCGGGTCTGTGGTAACCCATCCCTTCATCCGGCGGACAAGTTCCTCACCGTTAAAAGCTCTTTCAATCGTAAGATCTACCCTTCTTTTTTTTGCTTCCCAGCCGACAAGTGCCGGCTGTGCAACCATGGGGGTAACAGGATCGTGCATTGCCGCGCATCTGAACCACAATTTAGCCCTGATCATATTAACTCCTTTTTTTATTCGATCGATGTTATTCTAATCCTAAATCAAAGATGAAATCAAGGCGGCAAGGAAGAAACGACGTAGACGTACATAAATAGTACGTCGAGGAGATGATGACGAAGCCAACGATGATAGCGCTTTGATTTAGAATAGAATTACACATAAAGTAATAGTTTGCCTCTATAATGTCAAGCTGCTGTATAGACTATTCGGGAGTTTCCTGCTGATCCGGTTCATAGCTGGTCATTCATTTCTTTCCAACAGCTTTGAAAAAGGTGTAGCAAAACACTCCATCCGGCTCTGTCGTTCGGTATAAGTCCTTTATTCCCTTGTCGAAAACATGCGGCTCAATTATTTCTGCCCTGATCGCCGATTCACGAACACCCTCTATCATGGCTGTAAATGTTTTTTTCGTGAAACCTTCGACCAGCCCAGGCTTGCTCGAATCAACATAGACCATCCTGGGAGATACATGGATTGAATTGTAGCCTGCGCCAAGTAAAAGCGGATAAAGTTCTCTCCCTATCATAGCATTTCCGCCGGCCCGGCGCTGCAATTCGACCTGACAATGAATCGCCTGGTGTGCGGCATCACTGTCAGGATGAAAATAGGCAGAACCATGGTCTCCTTCAATGACCGTGATTGTTCCACCAGGCCGCAGATAGTCGTTCAACGTCTGTAGTGCTATTATCGGCTTTACGAGATGCTCCAGGACAAAGCAGACAAAAACATGATCAAAGGAGTTTGGCCTATAGGGTAAATTGAAGATATCGCCCTGTTGGAATTGCACATTGTTCAAGCCTGCCATTGTGACTTTTTGCCTGGCTTCAGCAACAGAGACATTGGAAATATCTATGGAAGTAATCAAGGCGCCCGGGCTGTTTTTCGCCAGGGTAACTGTCTGCGCACCAATACCACAACCGGCTTCCAAAACACGGCTTCCTGCCGGATATGCAGTATCGGAATGCAACAAATCGACAAGGGTGGATGCCTGATCCTGTAATCTTATATTTTCCCGATGATCGTAGCCGTGAACATATACTTTACTCATTGTTCCTCTAAAAAATCATAGAAGTATATGCAATGTCAAGCTGCTGTATAAGAAAATCGTTTAAAAATTGGAGCGGATAGGATAAAATCACATTTGACAGGTTCCAACATGGATGACTTGATAAAAAACTGCTATCAAACACTCGGGCTTTCACCGGATGCATCAAGAGAAGAGATTGAAGAAGCCTTTGCAAAAATCAAGAATAAGTTTAGCACAAAAGAAGAAGGGTGGGAAAAGCTAAAGGAAATAAGCTGGGCATATGAGACCCTGATTGATTACATTACCGCTACTGCCGGAAAAGAAAATATTTCGGGGAGTAAGATAAAATCAAAGAAACGCAGAGACAGCAGCGAACCGGATACTACAACCTTTAAGGACTTCTTCTTTTCCGTTGGAGAAAAGATCAACCCCTTCGTTTTTGCCGGCAGGGTCTTTGTTTTTCTTATAACCATTATATGGGGCTTTAAATATATTACACATTCTGTTAATAGCAATTATGCCGGAGAGTCCTTTCTCCATAATGTAAGCCTCCCTTTCCATGAAGCCGGGCATATTATCCTTTCACCCTTTGGAGATTTTATGGGCGTGCTTGGTGGAAGTCTCTTTCAAATCCTTATCCCTGCAATTTGTATGGGAGCATTTTTAAAGCAGAGCGATGTATTCAGCGCCTCTATTTCTCTATGGTGGATTGGGCAGAACTTTATCGATTGCTCGCCCTATATAAACGATGCCCGCGCCCAGGTGCTAATGCTGCTGGGGGGTGTAACAGGCCAGGATGCACCCGGCTACCATGACTGGAATAACATCCTGGGAACACTCGGCTTATTAAAACTTGACCATGTAATAGCCAATATATCCCATTGGTTCGGGATATTATTGATGCTCATTTCTTTCCTATGGGGAGGATTATTACTCTGGCTCCAATGGAAAAATATAGATTCGTAATGTCCCGGATTGCTCGATAGCACGCACGGCGTGCGAGAGGGGAAGGCTCCACGAGCTTTGCTTGTGGAGGGGGCGACGCAAGCCCCGGTAATAGTCAGGGATATTATTGATGCTCATTTCTTTCCTATGGGGAGGATTATTACTCTGGCTCCAGTGGAAAAATATAGATTCCTGACAGGTAAACCCGTGGTTCCGGCTTACAGGTGTTACAGCAACAAAATCGTTAATAATAATTCTTTTTCACTTTGAGTGGGTAAACCGTTGGTTGTCCTGCTGTAGTGTGTGCCTGCTTGTTGAGTATACGGCCTTTTACTTTGATCGTAAATTACTGGAAGAAGTGTGGGACAGGGGGTATTCCTTCTCAAATTCGAATAATTCAAATCCTACTCCTCCCGGGCCTTCAAAAAAAATTAATCGGAGTAACCCCAGTTCTGTATGCGTAAAACCGGTTTTGGGAAACTCCTCAGAAACAGCGTATCCGTGGGTTTGAAGTTTCTGCCGCCAAGCCGGTACATCCGTTACCCTCAGGCATATATGAGGAATCCCAACCACATGGCCCATCGGGTGAACAGGGAAATCGGGACGCGGTGTAACGTTCGGTTCTGTCAGTAGTTCTATCACCTGCTGATCACCAGCATGAACAAGGGCTCGTTCCCCCGGCCCGATACTGCCTCGCGGGCCGCGTGTCAACAAACGAAACCCCATTATATCAGTGAAAAAAGAGATTGCCTCATCGATGTTGTCAACCCACATGCCCACATGATGGATATTGGTACATTTCATTATAACTCCCTTCATCAAATATATGCGCAGGAAACGTTCTTATGGAAGTCAATAAACTCTTCCGCCAAGATTTTACTCATGTTCCACCTTTATTCTATTTTCCTTCTATTTCAAATATTTTGCAAGGGAGAATCCAACGATTGTCAGTTAATATCTTTAATGCTTTGGAGAACATTGATTTCGCGGATAACAGGAAGACATTAGTAAAATTTCACGTTTTTTCTTATTAAAAATAAAAATAGCAAAATTATTGCATGCACTTATACAGTATATAGCCTTTTCTGTAAATCTGAGCATTATTTATTGAAAATGTACCACTGTGCAGAGATGTCGTAAAGATAGCCTATTTAGAACTTTTTATTGAATATTCAGATTTTTCCGGCTATATTGGAGCGATGATCAGGTTCGGTTCGTTAAAAGGTATATCATTCCTATATCTCCTATTCCTAAGCTCTCTCTGGTCTATCAATTTTATCGGCAGAACCATCCTCTCCCCTGTCTTACCGTTGATTGAAGATGAGTTCCTCATCAGTCATGCAAAGGCGAGTAGTATTTTTATATTTCTCTCTATCGGCTATGGGATATCGGTGTTTTTGTCCGGGCTGCTTTCCGGGGTATTTGGTTACAAAAAATCCATTATAGTCTCCTTGCTAGTAACAGCCCTTATGTTTTTCCTGATTCCCCTCGTCAAGACCTTTACTTTTCTTTACGTTGTCGCCTTCATTATCGGGATCGCAACAGGCATCTATATCCCGGCTGTTATTCCCCTTATTACCAGCTATTATGAAGAAAATATCTGGAGCAAGACGATTGCAATTCACGATTCGGCTGCTTCAATAGGGGTTTTTGCAGCCCCATTGATTGCCCTTTTTCTCCTTCGTTTTTTCTATTGGCGGGGAGTTTTAGGGATAATGGGTTTTGTTTTTGTGGCTGCTGCAATTACATTCTACTTTCTCTTTAATGAGCTTACAGTCGCCCGTGTTACCAGGGCTGCTTTCGGTAAATTCATCAGAAGGCGGGCACTGTGGATTCTGAGCATCATCTGGGTATTTGCCGCATCAACAAGCATCGGGGTTTATTATGTCACCCCTTTATTTCTTACCAAGGAGCTTCATCTTGATTTAGGATACGCCAACACTATTTTCGGCATATCAAGGCTTGGCGGATTTGTTGTAG
This genomic window from Pseudomonadota bacterium contains:
- a CDS encoding MFS transporter; the protein is MKYFSRINQMSRELKLFILASLAMGIAFSIVDSTFNNFLNERFALTGFQRSFLEFPRELPGLLVVFVSVSLWFLCSRRQSAVAMLLCAAGAFLIGFASPVYMIMVAWLFVYSAGLHLFIPLSSAIGMELAREGRIGQRLGQLNAIRNFAVIAGSLLVLLGFKFLGFTFHHTFALSCFAFIVAAVLMFVMKPEETHKPKVYLKLYKEYRLYYLLSVLFGSRKQIFLTFGPWVLVTIYHQPTQTIATLVLLGGGIGIIFQPFLGWAIDKLGEKIVLLSESVLLVFVCLGYGFSKFLLAEGPAFIVACICFLLDQMLMSVNMARSTYMKKIALHDSHVQAALTSSVSIDHIFSIAVGLLGGVIWDVLGFQYVFLLGALIAICNFFAAWWIRIPNKKHA
- a CDS encoding methyltransferase domain-containing protein, whose translation is MSKVYVHGYDHRENIRLQDQASTLVDLLHSDTAYPAGSRVLEAGCGIGAQTVTLAKNSPGALITSIDISNVSVAEARQKVTMAGLNNVQFQQGDIFNLPYRPNSFDHVFVCFVLEHLVKPIIALQTLNDYLRPGGTITVIEGDHGSAYFHPDSDAAHQAIHCQVELQRRAGGNAMIGRELYPLLLGAGYNSIHVSPRMVYVDSSKPGLVEGFTKKTFTAMIEGVRESAIRAEIIEPHVFDKGIKDLYRTTEPDGVFCYTFFKAVGKK
- a CDS encoding zinc ribbon domain-containing protein, yielding MDDLIKNCYQTLGLSPDASREEIEEAFAKIKNKFSTKEEGWEKLKEISWAYETLIDYITATAGKENISGSKIKSKKRRDSSEPDTTTFKDFFFSVGEKINPFVFAGRVFVFLITIIWGFKYITHSVNSNYAGESFLHNVSLPFHEAGHIILSPFGDFMGVLGGSLFQILIPAICMGAFLKQSDVFSASISLWWIGQNFIDCSPYINDARAQVLMLLGGVTGQDAPGYHDWNNILGTLGLLKLDHVIANISHWFGILLMLISFLWGGLLLWLQWKNIDS
- a CDS encoding VOC family protein, translating into MKCTNIHHVGMWVDNIDEAISFFTDIMGFRLLTRGPRGSIGPGERALVHAGDQQVIELLTEPNVTPRPDFPVHPMGHVVGIPHICLRVTDVPAWRQKLQTHGYAVSEEFPKTGFTHTELGLLRLIFFEGPGGVGFELFEFEKEYPLSHTSSSNLRSK
- a CDS encoding MFS transporter, whose amino-acid sequence is MIRFGSLKGISFLYLLFLSSLWSINFIGRTILSPVLPLIEDEFLISHAKASSIFIFLSIGYGISVFLSGLLSGVFGYKKSIIVSLLVTALMFFLIPLVKTFTFLYVVAFIIGIATGIYIPAVIPLITSYYEENIWSKTIAIHDSAASIGVFAAPLIALFLLRFFYWRGVLGIMGFVFVAAAITFYFLFNELTVARVTRAAFGKFIRRRALWILSIIWVFAASTSIGVYYVTPLFLTKELHLDLGYANTIFGISRLGGFVVAISSGFLVSRFSIRAIMVSILIISGASTAFVALAGIKFVGIALFLQASFIYGFFPAGLIAISKIFDLNVRGIATGFIFGFGVIIGWGVTPYLLGLSGDLLSFQFGILILGILVIMSSGLVFFLEELSPKTSHRA